A region from the Pelodiscus sinensis isolate JC-2024 chromosome 11, ASM4963464v1, whole genome shotgun sequence genome encodes:
- the H1-10 gene encoding histone H1.10 has protein sequence MSVELEEADLPLTEAEEAPLAPEKKGGARKAKGGGSSLSPSKKKKNNKKKNQPGKYSQLVVETIRKLGERNGSSLAKIYNEAKKVAWFDQQNGRTYLKYSIKALVQNDTLLQVKGTGANGSFKLNRKKLEGGSDSSSSSSSQKSHKKATASTSRRAEKKPASKSKKPEKKSHKKGASSGAARKDKGKAKKATKKAASSGGKKVKKSAKPKALKSRKA, from the coding sequence ATGTCGGTGGAGCTGGAAGAAGCCGACCTGCCTCTGACTGAGGCGGAGGAAGCGCCCCTGGCCCCAGAGAAGAAAGGTGGCGCCAGAAAGGCGAAGGGTGGAGGATCGTCCTTGTCTCCTTCCAAAAAgaagaagaacaacaagaagaaGAACCAGCCGGGCAAATACAGTCAGCTGGTGGTAGAGACGATCCGGAAACTGGGCGAGCGCAACGGCTCTTCTCTGGCCAAGATCTACAATGAGGCCAAGAAGGTGGCCTGGTTCGACCAGCAGAACGGGCGGACCTACCTGAAATACTCCATCAAGGCGCTGGTGCAGAACGACACCCTGCTCCAGGTCAAGGGCACCGGCGCCAACGGCTCCTTCAAGCTCAACAGGAAAAAGCTGGAAGGGGGCAGCGATAGCAGCTctagcagcagctcccagaaatCCCACAAGAAGGCTACGGCCTCCACCTCTCGgagggcggagaagaaaccggcCTCCAAGAGCAAGAAACCCGAGAAGAAATCGCACAAGAAAGGAGCCAGCAGTGGAGCTGCCAGGAAAGACAAGGGCAAAGCTAAGAAGGCTACCAAGAAAGCCGCTTCTTCTGGGGGCAAAAAGGTCAAGAAGTCTGCAAAGCCCAAGGCGCTCAAGAGCAGGAAGgcatga
- the LOC102451285 gene encoding histone H2A type 2-B translates to MSGRGKSGGKARAKAKSRSSRAGLQFPVGRVHRLLRKGNYAERVGAGAPVYLAAVLEYLSAEILELAGNAARDNKKTRIIPRHLQLAIRNDEELNKLLGGVTIAQGGVLPNIQAVLLPKKTQSSKK, encoded by the coding sequence ATGTCCGGCCGAGGGAAATCCGGCGGCAAAGCGCGAGCCAAAGCCAAGTCGCGCTCCTCCCGGGCCGGCCTGCAGTTCCCGGTGGGCCGCGTGCACCGGCTGCTGAGGAAGGGCAACTACGCGGAGCGGGTTGGGGCCGGGGCCCCCGTGTACCTGGCCGCCGTGCTCGAGTACCTCTCGGCGGAGATCCTGGAGCTGGCCGGCAACGCCGCCCGCGACAACAAGAAGACGCGCATCATCCCCCGGCACCTGCAGCTCGCCATCCGCAACGACGAGGAGCTCAACAAGCTGCTGGGCGGGGTGACCATCGCCCAGGGCGGCGTCTTGCCCAACATCCAGGCCGTGCTGCTGCCCAAGAAGACCCAGAGCTCCAAGAAATGA